The Rhodococcus sp. X156 genome window below encodes:
- a CDS encoding crotonase/enoyl-CoA hydratase family protein → MTSTEATTAEAPHCLVELQGSTLVVTMNRPQAKNALSGPMMQIMREAWDRVDEDPAIRACILTGAGGAFCAGADLKAMSSAHPGDNGGADFSVIEPLLKGRRLTKPLIAAVEGPAIAGGTEILQATDIRVAGESARFGVSEPRWGLFPLGGSAVRLPRQIPYTVAADLLLTGRHVRAPEAKEIGLIGHVVPDGQALAKAHELADMIAANGPLAVQAILRTIRETEGLHENDAFKIDAKLGLSVFQSEDAKEGPRAFAEKRTPQFKGR, encoded by the coding sequence GTGACTTCGACCGAAGCGACCACCGCAGAGGCGCCGCACTGCCTCGTCGAGCTGCAGGGGTCCACCCTCGTCGTCACGATGAACCGGCCGCAGGCCAAGAACGCGCTGTCCGGCCCGATGATGCAGATCATGCGCGAGGCCTGGGACCGGGTGGACGAGGACCCCGCGATCCGCGCCTGCATCCTCACCGGGGCGGGCGGGGCGTTCTGCGCCGGCGCCGACCTCAAGGCCATGAGCAGCGCGCACCCCGGTGACAACGGCGGCGCGGACTTCTCGGTCATCGAGCCGCTGCTCAAGGGGCGCCGGCTCACCAAGCCGCTCATCGCCGCGGTGGAGGGGCCCGCCATCGCCGGCGGCACCGAGATCCTGCAGGCCACCGACATCCGCGTGGCCGGCGAGAGCGCGCGCTTCGGCGTCTCCGAGCCCCGCTGGGGCCTGTTCCCGCTGGGCGGCTCCGCGGTGCGCCTGCCCCGCCAGATCCCCTACACCGTCGCCGCCGACCTGCTGCTGACCGGACGCCACGTGCGTGCGCCCGAGGCCAAGGAGATCGGCCTGATCGGCCACGTCGTGCCGGACGGGCAGGCGCTGGCCAAGGCCCACGAGCTGGCCGACATGATCGCGGCCAACGGCCCGCTCGCCGTGCAGGCCATCCTGCGCACCATCCGGGAGACCGAGGGCCTGCACGAGAACGACGCCTTCAAGATCGACGCCAAGCTGGGCCTGTCGGTGTTCCAGAGCGAGGACGCCAAGGAAGGCCCCCGGGCGTTCGCGGAGAAGCGCACGCCGCAGTTCAAGGGCCGCTAG
- a CDS encoding acyl-CoA dehydrogenase family protein, which yields MDFSLTDAQQDLGGLARQILTDKVTQERLRAVETGPRWDQQLWADLATAGVLSAALPEQVGGGGFGLLEQCSVLVELGRAVAPVPYLQSVVMAAAAIAELGTDSQRERWAAPAAAGELVLTVALVDEPGTGGTRAQRSGDGWVLNGAKSAVSWAPVADAVLVAAATDAGPVVLLVRSDDPGVQVQDQQLVDGGSAGLVELTDVRLDADRVLGTDGEAALTWLVDRGTVGICALQLGVTERALELTAEYARERVQFGRPIGSFQAVAQRLADAYIDVEAIRLTLWQAAWRLAEDLPSTAEVATAKFWAADAGHRVSHTAVHVHGGVGIDTDHALHRYFTAAKRNEFELGAATAQLLRLGATLAAEPA from the coding sequence GTGGACTTCTCCCTGACCGATGCCCAGCAGGACCTCGGCGGCCTGGCTCGCCAGATCCTCACCGACAAGGTGACCCAGGAGCGGCTGCGCGCCGTGGAGACCGGGCCGCGCTGGGACCAGCAGCTGTGGGCCGACCTGGCCACCGCGGGCGTGCTCTCCGCCGCCCTCCCCGAGCAGGTGGGTGGCGGTGGCTTCGGCCTGCTCGAGCAGTGCAGCGTGCTGGTGGAGCTGGGCCGGGCGGTGGCGCCCGTGCCGTACCTGCAGTCGGTGGTGATGGCCGCCGCGGCCATCGCCGAGCTGGGCACGGACAGCCAGCGCGAGCGGTGGGCGGCACCGGCCGCGGCGGGTGAGCTGGTGCTCACCGTGGCGCTGGTGGACGAGCCCGGCACCGGTGGCACCCGGGCACAGCGCAGCGGCGACGGCTGGGTGCTCAACGGCGCCAAGTCCGCGGTGTCCTGGGCGCCGGTGGCCGATGCCGTGCTGGTCGCGGCCGCCACCGACGCCGGCCCGGTGGTGCTGCTGGTGCGCAGCGACGATCCCGGCGTGCAGGTGCAGGACCAGCAGCTGGTGGACGGGGGCAGCGCCGGCCTGGTGGAGCTGACCGACGTGCGCCTGGACGCCGACCGGGTCCTCGGCACCGACGGCGAGGCGGCACTGACCTGGCTGGTGGACCGCGGCACCGTCGGGATCTGTGCGCTGCAGCTGGGCGTCACCGAGCGGGCGCTGGAGCTGACCGCGGAGTACGCCAGGGAGCGGGTGCAGTTCGGCCGTCCCATCGGCAGCTTCCAGGCAGTGGCCCAGCGCCTGGCGGACGCCTACATCGACGTGGAAGCCATCCGGCTCACGCTCTGGCAGGCGGCGTGGCGGCTGGCGGAGGACCTGCCCAGCACCGCGGAGGTGGCCACCGCCAAGTTCTGGGCTGCCGACGCCGGGCACCGGGTGAGCCACACCGCGGTGCACGTGCACGGCGGCGTGGGGATCGACACCGACCACGCCCTGCACCGGTACTTCACCGCGGCCAAGCGCAACGAGTTCGAGCTGGGGGCGGCGACGGCGCAGCTGCTGCGCCTGGGCGCCACCCTGGCCGCGGAGCCCGCCTAG
- a CDS encoding sulfurtransferase, whose amino-acid sequence MIAPVVSPAWWDAHRTDVVLADVRWYLDGRSGRAAHEAGHLPGAVFVDLDRCLAAPPSPERGRHPLPDPEVFAAELGRLGIGDDDTVVAYDDAGGRSAARLVWLLRATGHEAALLDGGLAAYRGPLETAPVRRAPTTFTARPWPRERLADLDEVVAQAGGGAGVVLDARAPERYRGEQEPVDARAGHVPGAKNLPTQATLAEDGTFLPAAELRRRFTAAGVGAGAPVTAYCGSGVTACHSLLALELSGLGAGRLYPGSWSQYSSDPRRPVATGASPGGVVDQENCL is encoded by the coding sequence ATGATCGCCCCCGTCGTCAGCCCCGCCTGGTGGGACGCCCACCGCACCGACGTCGTGCTCGCCGACGTGCGGTGGTACCTCGACGGCCGCTCCGGCCGCGCCGCCCACGAGGCGGGCCACCTGCCGGGGGCGGTGTTCGTCGACCTCGACCGGTGCCTGGCCGCCCCGCCGAGCCCGGAGCGGGGCCGCCACCCGCTGCCCGACCCCGAGGTGTTCGCCGCCGAGCTGGGCCGGCTGGGCATCGGCGACGACGACACGGTCGTGGCCTACGACGACGCCGGGGGGCGCAGCGCTGCCCGCCTGGTGTGGCTGCTGCGGGCCACCGGCCACGAGGCTGCGCTGCTCGACGGCGGGCTGGCGGCCTACCGGGGTCCGCTGGAGACGGCGCCCGTCCGCCGCGCGCCCACCACCTTCACCGCCCGGCCCTGGCCGCGGGAGCGGCTGGCGGACCTGGACGAGGTGGTGGCGCAGGCGGGCGGTGGCGCCGGCGTGGTGCTCGACGCCCGGGCCCCCGAGCGCTACCGCGGCGAGCAGGAGCCGGTGGACGCCCGGGCCGGCCACGTCCCCGGGGCGAAGAACCTGCCCACCCAGGCCACGCTGGCCGAGGACGGCACCTTCCTCCCGGCGGCCGAGCTGCGCCGTCGCTTCACCGCGGCGGGCGTGGGGGCGGGTGCGCCGGTGACCGCCTACTGCGGCTCGGGAGTGACCGCCTGCCACAGCCTGCTGGCTCTGGAGCTCAGCGGGCTGGGTGCCGGTCGCCTCTACCCGGGGTCGTGGTCGCAGTACAGCAGCGATCCCCGCCGCCCCGTTGCCACCGGGGCATCACCAGGTGGTGTCGTGGACCAGGAAAACTGCCTGTGA
- a CDS encoding acyl-CoA synthetase, translating to MAYNIADLFEHAVDLFPDRKALACEDIVVSYRELEERANRLAHHLAAHGVGTGSHVGLYTHNRVEAIIWMMAVYKLRGVIINVNYRYGEQELRYVVQNSDMVALLTEREFADKVAAVRPETPTLQHVLVLDNADGAAAGTDFEAAMAGESAERDFGERSSDDLYILYTGGTTGPPKGVMWRHEDVWRVLGGGVSFVTGEAMADEWAQAREGEASGGMTRLCLAPLIHGNAQWAAMQALFAGDTVVLVPKFDPVAIWHSIAQHKVNVVVLIGDAMARPMIEEYLRGDYDASSVFAISSSAALFSPTVKDQYLDALPNVVITDAVGSSETGFSGIGMLTKDSEKWTEGPRVKLIPNAIVVNDEGKQVEPGSGEIGRLARGGYIPMGYYKDPEKTATLFTEVDGKRYAVPGDLARIEADGTMTLLGRGNTCVNTGGEKVFPEEVEGALKGHPDVFDALVIGVPDETWGQRVAALVQPRPGTSPAFDDLDRHVRGQLAGYKAPRSLWLVEEIERLSTGKADYKWARQHAEQRPEEDLCAPRSANSSA from the coding sequence GTGGCCTACAACATAGCGGACCTGTTCGAACACGCGGTCGACCTGTTTCCGGACCGCAAGGCCCTGGCCTGCGAGGACATCGTCGTCAGCTACCGCGAGCTCGAGGAGCGCGCCAACCGCCTGGCGCACCACCTCGCCGCGCACGGTGTCGGCACCGGCTCGCACGTCGGGCTCTACACCCACAACCGGGTGGAGGCCATCATCTGGATGATGGCGGTCTACAAGCTGCGCGGCGTGATCATCAACGTGAACTACCGCTACGGCGAGCAGGAGCTGCGCTACGTGGTGCAGAACTCCGACATGGTCGCGCTGCTCACCGAGCGGGAGTTCGCCGACAAGGTGGCCGCGGTGCGCCCGGAGACCCCGACGCTGCAGCACGTGCTGGTGCTGGACAACGCCGACGGCGCCGCGGCGGGCACCGACTTCGAGGCTGCGATGGCCGGGGAGTCCGCGGAGCGCGACTTCGGCGAGCGCAGCTCCGACGACCTCTACATCCTCTACACCGGTGGCACCACCGGTCCGCCCAAGGGCGTGATGTGGCGGCACGAGGACGTCTGGCGGGTGCTCGGCGGCGGCGTCAGCTTCGTCACCGGCGAGGCGATGGCCGACGAGTGGGCCCAGGCCCGCGAGGGGGAGGCCTCCGGCGGCATGACCCGGCTGTGCCTGGCTCCGCTGATTCACGGCAACGCCCAGTGGGCGGCGATGCAGGCGCTCTTCGCCGGCGACACCGTGGTGCTGGTGCCCAAGTTCGACCCGGTCGCCATCTGGCACTCCATCGCCCAGCACAAGGTGAACGTGGTGGTGCTCATCGGTGACGCCATGGCCCGCCCGATGATCGAGGAGTACCTGCGCGGTGACTACGACGCCTCGTCGGTGTTCGCCATCTCCAGCAGCGCGGCGCTGTTCTCGCCCACCGTCAAGGACCAGTACCTGGACGCGCTGCCCAACGTGGTCATCACCGACGCCGTCGGCTCCTCCGAGACCGGCTTCAGCGGGATCGGCATGCTGACCAAGGACTCGGAGAAGTGGACCGAGGGCCCCCGCGTCAAGCTCATCCCCAACGCCATCGTCGTCAACGACGAGGGGAAGCAGGTGGAGCCCGGCTCCGGCGAGATCGGCCGGCTCGCCCGGGGCGGCTACATCCCGATGGGCTACTACAAGGACCCGGAGAAGACCGCCACGCTCTTCACCGAGGTGGACGGCAAGCGCTACGCCGTCCCCGGGGACCTGGCGCGCATCGAGGCCGACGGCACCATGACCCTGCTCGGCCGCGGCAACACCTGCGTGAACACCGGTGGTGAGAAGGTGTTCCCCGAGGAGGTGGAGGGTGCGCTCAAGGGCCACCCCGACGTGTTCGACGCACTGGTGATCGGCGTGCCCGACGAGACGTGGGGCCAGCGGGTGGCCGCCCTCGTCCAGCCCCGCCCCGGCACCTCTCCGGCGTTCGACGACCTGGACCGCCACGTCCGTGGTCAGCTCGCCGGCTACAAGGCCCCGCGCAGCCTCTGGCTGGTCGAGGAGATTGAGCGCCTGTCCACCGGCAAGGCGGACTACAAGTGGGCTCGGCAGCACGCCGAGCAACGACCTGAGGAGGACCTGTGCGCACCGCGCTCAGCGAACAGTTCGGCATAG
- a CDS encoding transglycosylase family protein — MTRKTTTASKHSTGARNAAKVVIAGLVVGAPMAIFASPASAAGNDWDAVAQCESTGNWSINSGNGFSGGLQFTPSTWKAFGGSGSAHNASKSEQIAVAERVLAGQGKGAWPVCGKNLGSGNASASSSTAKATTKSAPKAQAPKAATTQKAQAPKASAAKAQAPKASTAKAQAPKASAAKAQAPKASTAKAQAPKASAAKAQAPKASSAKATTKAKAAKSSGKTYTVKSGDTLSSIASTQGVSGGYQALFSINKGKISNPNMIFAGQTLTLA, encoded by the coding sequence ATGACTCGCAAGACCACCACCGCCTCCAAGCACTCCACCGGCGCCCGCAACGCCGCCAAGGTCGTCATCGCCGGCCTCGTCGTCGGTGCCCCGATGGCGATCTTCGCCTCGCCGGCCTCCGCCGCCGGCAACGACTGGGACGCGGTCGCGCAGTGCGAGAGCACCGGCAACTGGTCCATCAACTCGGGCAACGGCTTCTCCGGTGGCCTGCAGTTCACCCCGAGCACCTGGAAGGCCTTCGGCGGCTCGGGCTCGGCCCACAACGCCTCCAAGTCCGAGCAGATCGCGGTCGCCGAGCGCGTGCTCGCCGGCCAGGGCAAGGGTGCGTGGCCGGTGTGCGGCAAGAACCTCGGTTCGGGCAACGCCTCCGCCAGCAGCTCCACCGCGAAGGCCACCACCAAGTCAGCCCCCAAGGCGCAGGCCCCCAAGGCTGCGACCACGCAGAAGGCGCAGGCGCCCAAGGCCTCGGCTGCCAAGGCGCAGGCCCCCAAGGCCAGCACCGCCAAGGCACAGGCGCCCAAGGCTTCGGCTGCCAAGGCGCAGGCCCCCAAGGCCAGCACCGCCAAGGCACAGGCGCCCAAGGCCTCGGCTGCCAAGGCGCAGGCCCCCAAGGCCAGCTCCGCCAAGGCCACCACCAAGGCGAAGGCAGCCAAGTCCAGCGGCAAGACCTACACGGTGAAGTCGGGCGACACCCTGTCGTCCATCGCCTCCACCCAGGGTGTGAGCGGCGGCTACCAGGCGCTGTTCAGCATCAACAAGGGCAAGATCAGCAACCCGAACATGATCTTCGCGGGCCAGACCCTGACCCTCGCCTGA
- a CDS encoding nitronate monooxygenase family protein, with translation MRTALSEQFGIEHPIFGFTPSEHVAAAISRAGGLGVLGCVRFNDAEELDAVLTWMDENTDGKPYGVDIVMPAKIPQEAASMDLQKLIPDEHRAFVNRTLDELGVPPLDEDEERNEGVLGWLHSIARSHVDVALRHPIKLIANALGSPPKDVIDLAHEKGVPVAALAGKAEHAVRHVDNGVDIVIAQGYEAGGHTGEIASMVLLPEIVDAIGDRASVLAAGGIGSGRQVAAALALGASGVWMGSYWLTTAEYKLGEMPADDGGPSTMQRALLAATSSDTVRMRSYSGKPARLLKTRWTEAWSAEGAPSPLPMPLQNVLVGEAHQRIARSTDPGVVSMPIGQIVGRMNEIRPVAEVMADLVGEFDATVSRLDTLR, from the coding sequence GTGCGCACCGCGCTCAGCGAACAGTTCGGCATAGAGCACCCGATCTTCGGCTTCACCCCGTCCGAGCACGTCGCCGCGGCCATCAGCCGCGCCGGCGGTCTGGGGGTGCTCGGCTGCGTGCGGTTCAACGACGCCGAGGAGCTCGACGCGGTGCTGACCTGGATGGACGAGAACACCGACGGCAAGCCCTACGGGGTGGACATCGTGATGCCGGCGAAGATTCCGCAGGAAGCCGCGTCCATGGACCTGCAGAAGCTCATCCCCGACGAGCACCGGGCCTTCGTGAACCGCACGCTGGACGAGCTCGGCGTCCCGCCGCTGGACGAGGACGAGGAGCGCAACGAAGGGGTGCTGGGCTGGCTGCACTCCATCGCCCGCTCGCACGTCGACGTGGCGCTGCGCCACCCGATCAAGCTGATCGCCAACGCGCTGGGGTCCCCGCCCAAGGACGTCATCGACCTGGCGCACGAGAAGGGCGTGCCGGTGGCGGCGCTGGCCGGCAAGGCCGAGCACGCGGTGCGGCACGTGGACAACGGCGTGGACATCGTCATCGCCCAGGGCTACGAGGCCGGCGGGCACACCGGGGAGATCGCCTCCATGGTGCTGCTCCCGGAGATCGTGGACGCCATCGGCGACCGCGCCTCGGTGCTGGCGGCCGGCGGCATCGGCTCCGGCCGGCAGGTCGCCGCCGCGCTAGCGCTGGGTGCCTCCGGGGTCTGGATGGGCTCCTACTGGCTGACCACCGCGGAGTACAAGCTCGGTGAGATGCCCGCCGACGACGGTGGGCCCTCCACGATGCAGCGGGCGCTGCTGGCGGCCACCTCCAGCGACACCGTGCGGATGCGCAGCTACTCGGGCAAGCCCGCCCGGCTGCTCAAGACCCGCTGGACCGAGGCGTGGAGCGCCGAGGGTGCCCCCTCCCCGCTGCCCATGCCGCTGCAGAACGTCCTGGTGGGGGAGGCGCACCAGCGCATCGCTCGCTCCACCGACCCCGGGGTGGTCTCCATGCCGATCGGGCAGATCGTGGGCCGGATGAACGAGATCAGGCCGGTGGCCGAGGTGATGGCCGACCTGGTGGGCGAGTTCGACGCGACGGTGTCGCGGCTGGACACGCTGCGCTGA
- a CDS encoding thiolase domain-containing protein, with amino-acid sequence MSKQPAAVLGVGQTNHTAKRLDVSMAGLCREAIDRAMIDAGVGWDDIDAVVIGKAPDLFEGVMMPELYLADALGARGKPLLRVHTAGSVGGSTANVAASLVQAGLHKRVLAVAWEKQSESNAMWALSIAVPFSMPVGAGAGGYFAPHVRSYIRRSGAPLHIGAMVAAKDRRNGATNPYAHLHQPDITVESVQASKMLWDPIRYDETCPSSDGACAMVIGDESAAAATGKQVAWIHATAMRSEPTTFAGRDQVNPKAGRDAAAALWKQAGITDPLREIDAAEIYVPFSWFEPMWLENLGFAEEGAGWKLTEAGETEQDGRLPVNASGGVLSSNPIGASGMLRFAEAARQVMGTADDHQVDGVRTALGHAYGGGSQFYAMWVLGQDKTPDDRKRAAR; translated from the coding sequence ATGAGCAAGCAGCCAGCCGCCGTGCTCGGCGTCGGACAGACCAACCACACGGCCAAGCGCCTGGACGTGTCCATGGCCGGGCTGTGCCGCGAGGCCATCGACCGCGCGATGATCGACGCCGGCGTGGGTTGGGACGACATCGACGCCGTGGTCATCGGCAAGGCGCCCGACCTGTTCGAGGGCGTGATGATGCCCGAGCTGTACCTGGCTGACGCCCTGGGCGCGCGGGGCAAGCCGCTGCTGCGGGTGCACACCGCCGGCTCCGTCGGTGGCTCCACCGCCAACGTCGCGGCCAGCCTGGTGCAGGCCGGGCTGCACAAGCGGGTGCTGGCGGTGGCGTGGGAGAAGCAGTCGGAGTCCAACGCCATGTGGGCGCTGTCCATCGCCGTGCCCTTCTCCATGCCGGTCGGTGCGGGCGCGGGCGGGTACTTCGCCCCGCACGTGCGCTCCTACATCCGCCGCTCGGGCGCGCCGCTGCACATCGGCGCCATGGTGGCGGCCAAGGACCGGCGCAACGGCGCCACCAACCCCTACGCGCACCTGCACCAGCCCGACATCACGGTGGAGTCGGTGCAGGCGTCGAAGATGCTGTGGGACCCCATCCGCTACGACGAGACGTGCCCGTCCTCCGACGGTGCCTGCGCCATGGTGATCGGCGACGAGTCCGCGGCGGCGGCCACCGGCAAGCAGGTGGCCTGGATCCACGCCACGGCGATGCGCTCGGAGCCCACCACCTTCGCCGGTCGCGACCAGGTGAACCCGAAGGCCGGCCGGGACGCCGCAGCCGCGCTGTGGAAGCAGGCCGGCATCACCGACCCGCTGCGCGAGATCGACGCCGCGGAGATCTACGTGCCGTTCTCCTGGTTCGAGCCGATGTGGCTGGAGAACCTCGGGTTCGCCGAGGAGGGCGCGGGGTGGAAGCTCACCGAGGCCGGTGAGACTGAGCAGGACGGGCGCTTGCCGGTCAACGCCAGCGGTGGTGTGCTGTCGTCGAACCCGATCGGCGCCTCCGGCATGCTGCGGTTCGCCGAGGCGGCCCGTCAGGTGATGGGCACCGCCGACGATCACCAGGTGGACGGGGTGCGCACCGCGCTCGGTCACGCCTACGGTGGCGGCTCCCAGTTCTACGCCATGTGGGTGCTCGGGCAGGACAAGACTCCCGACGATCGAAAGCGAGCTGCACGGTGA
- a CDS encoding LLM class F420-dependent oxidoreductase, protein MQLGLQLGYWGAQPPENTGELVLAAEDAGFTSVFAAESWGSDAFTPLAWWGSQTSRVRLGTSVAQLSARSPAGCAMHALTMDHLTGGRFILGLGVSGPQVVEGWYGQPFAKPLARTREYVSIVRQVLQRQAPVVNDAPHYPLPYRGPGSTGLGKSLKPITHPLRADLPIWLGAEGPRNVAMTAEIADGWLAVFYSLSLAGMYDEWLDEGFARAGARRSRADFEIAATCTVVVTDDAAAELARLKPTMALYVGGMGAPEMNFHAELFRRMGYGEVVDDVTRLFLSGRKEEAVAAVPDELVAETAIIGDAEHVRAQVRQWEQAGVTSLVVGCRDTASIQVLGETLVNPDPAEAGPGPAPA, encoded by the coding sequence ATGCAGCTGGGACTACAGCTCGGGTACTGGGGCGCACAGCCGCCGGAGAACACCGGCGAGCTGGTGCTCGCGGCCGAGGACGCCGGCTTCACCTCGGTGTTCGCGGCCGAGTCGTGGGGCTCCGACGCGTTCACCCCGCTCGCCTGGTGGGGCTCGCAGACCTCACGGGTGCGGCTGGGCACCTCGGTGGCGCAGCTGTCCGCCCGCAGCCCCGCCGGCTGCGCGATGCACGCCCTCACCATGGACCACCTCACCGGCGGGCGCTTCATCCTGGGCCTCGGCGTCTCCGGCCCCCAGGTGGTGGAGGGCTGGTACGGCCAACCCTTCGCCAAGCCGCTGGCGCGCACCCGCGAGTACGTGTCCATCGTGCGGCAGGTGCTGCAGCGGCAGGCTCCCGTGGTCAACGACGCACCGCACTACCCGCTGCCCTACCGCGGGCCCGGCTCGACGGGGCTGGGCAAGTCGCTCAAGCCCATCACCCACCCGCTGCGCGCGGACCTGCCCATCTGGCTGGGCGCCGAAGGGCCGCGCAACGTGGCGATGACGGCGGAGATCGCCGACGGGTGGCTGGCCGTCTTCTACTCGCTGTCGCTGGCGGGCATGTACGACGAGTGGCTGGACGAGGGCTTCGCCCGGGCCGGCGCGCGACGCAGCCGGGCGGACTTCGAGATCGCGGCCACCTGCACCGTGGTGGTGACCGACGACGCCGCTGCCGAGCTCGCCCGCCTCAAGCCGACGATGGCGCTGTACGTGGGCGGCATGGGCGCGCCGGAGATGAACTTCCACGCCGAGCTGTTCCGTCGGATGGGCTACGGGGAGGTGGTCGACGACGTCACCCGGCTGTTCCTCTCCGGGCGCAAGGAGGAGGCGGTGGCGGCGGTTCCGGACGAGCTGGTGGCCGAGACCGCGATCATCGGCGACGCCGAGCACGTCCGCGCCCAGGTGCGGCAGTGGGAGCAGGCGGGAGTCACCAGCCTGGTGGTCGGCTGCCGCGACACCGCCAGCATCCAGGTGCTGGGCGAGACGCTGGTCAACCCGGACCCTGCCGAGGCGGGGCCCGGGCCGGCGCCGGCCTAG
- a CDS encoding OB-fold nucleic acid binding domain-containing protein: MENLSAPLDIAFDYTRSLGATLGPFMTALRSRHVIGVRGSDGTVHVPPVEYDPITAAALTDFVDVADTGTVLSWSWAPQPLEGQPLSTPFAWALVQLDGADTALLHAVDVGGDPGRVSTGMRVRARWAAQPLGRIQDIVCFEPAGDAPAAGAPAASADGAQVTMLTTPFSLSLTHSASPEESAYLRGLAEGKLLGQRCPVCEKVYIPPRGACPTDGVPTEEEVQLPDTGTVTTFCIVNVPFAGQRIKPPYVAAYVLLDGADIAFLHLILGCDAEEVRMGMRVRAVWKPAEEWGYTLENIRHFEPSGEPDAAYETYSHHL, encoded by the coding sequence GTGGAGAACCTGAGCGCACCACTGGACATCGCGTTCGACTACACCCGATCCCTCGGCGCCACTCTCGGCCCGTTCATGACGGCGCTGCGGTCGCGCCACGTCATCGGGGTCCGCGGCTCGGACGGCACGGTGCACGTACCCCCCGTGGAGTACGACCCGATCACTGCCGCTGCGCTCACCGACTTCGTGGACGTGGCCGACACCGGCACGGTGCTGAGCTGGTCGTGGGCCCCGCAGCCGCTGGAGGGGCAGCCGCTGAGCACGCCCTTCGCCTGGGCGCTGGTGCAGCTGGACGGGGCGGACACCGCCCTGCTGCACGCCGTGGACGTGGGCGGCGACCCCGGGCGGGTGAGCACCGGCATGCGGGTGCGGGCCCGGTGGGCGGCCCAGCCGCTGGGGCGCATCCAGGACATCGTCTGCTTCGAGCCCGCAGGTGACGCCCCGGCAGCCGGCGCTCCCGCGGCGAGCGCGGACGGTGCGCAGGTCACCATGCTGACCACACCGTTCTCGCTCAGCCTCACCCACTCCGCCTCCCCGGAGGAGAGCGCCTACCTGCGTGGCCTGGCCGAGGGCAAGCTGCTCGGCCAGCGCTGCCCGGTCTGCGAGAAGGTCTACATCCCGCCCCGTGGCGCCTGCCCCACCGACGGCGTGCCCACCGAGGAGGAGGTGCAGCTGCCCGACACCGGGACGGTCACCACCTTCTGCATCGTGAACGTGCCGTTCGCCGGGCAGCGGATCAAGCCGCCCTACGTCGCCGCGTACGTCCTGCTCGACGGCGCCGACATCGCCTTCCTGCACCTCATCCTCGGCTGCGACGCCGAGGAGGTCCGGATGGGCATGCGGGTGCGAGCCGTGTGGAAGCCCGCCGAGGAGTGGGGCTACACGCTGGAGAACATCCGTCACTTCGAGCCGAGCGGCGAGCCCGACGCTGCGTACGAGACCTACTCCCACCACCTGTAG
- a CDS encoding thiolase domain-containing protein, producing MGDVAVVGFAQAPNVRRTHGTTNGVEMLVPIFQELYAATGLTNRDISFWCSGSSDYLAGRAFSFISAIDAIGAFPPITESHVEMDAAWALYEAWVKIKLGEADTALVYGFGKSSAGDLRRVLAMQLDPYVAAPLWPDSVALAGLQARLGIESGRWSEREMAEVAARSRSDAMNNPHAQLSGHVDVDELLAAPYLADPLRMHDCAPITDGASAVILASAERARELCENPAWITGIEHRVDSPAIGTRDLLASASTTASARAAGGVDGVTAAELHAPFSHQQILLREAIGLNGQTTVNPSGGVLAGNPMFSAGLSRIGEAASRVMRGQDQKVLGHATSGPLLQQNLICVMEGRDS from the coding sequence GTGGGAGACGTTGCCGTTGTCGGCTTTGCCCAGGCGCCGAACGTGCGCCGCACCCATGGCACCACCAATGGTGTCGAGATGTTGGTGCCCATCTTCCAAGAGCTCTACGCAGCCACCGGGCTGACCAACCGAGACATCAGCTTCTGGTGCTCGGGGTCGTCGGACTACCTGGCCGGCCGCGCGTTCTCGTTCATCTCCGCCATCGACGCGATCGGGGCCTTTCCGCCCATCACCGAGTCGCACGTGGAGATGGACGCCGCCTGGGCCTTGTACGAGGCCTGGGTGAAGATCAAGCTCGGCGAGGCCGACACCGCCCTGGTGTACGGCTTCGGCAAGTCCTCCGCGGGCGACCTGCGCCGGGTGCTGGCCATGCAGCTAGACCCGTACGTGGCCGCGCCGCTGTGGCCGGACTCCGTGGCGCTGGCCGGCCTGCAGGCCCGGCTGGGCATCGAGAGCGGTCGCTGGAGCGAGCGGGAGATGGCCGAGGTGGCCGCCCGCAGCCGCAGCGACGCGATGAACAACCCGCACGCGCAGCTGTCCGGCCACGTCGACGTGGACGAGCTGCTGGCGGCGCCCTACCTGGCTGACCCGCTGCGCATGCACGACTGCGCCCCGATCACCGACGGGGCCTCAGCCGTCATCCTGGCCTCGGCCGAGCGGGCCAGGGAGCTGTGCGAGAACCCGGCGTGGATCACCGGCATCGAGCACCGGGTGGACTCCCCGGCCATCGGCACCCGCGACCTGCTGGCGTCGGCCTCCACCACCGCCTCCGCCCGCGCTGCCGGCGGGGTGGACGGCGTCACCGCAGCTGAGCTGCACGCCCCGTTCAGCCACCAGCAGATCCTGCTGCGCGAGGCCATCGGCCTCAACGGCCAGACCACCGTCAACCCCTCCGGGGGGGTGCTGGCGGGCAACCCGATGTTCTCCGCCGGGCTCAGCCGCATCGGCGAGGCCGCCTCGCGGGTGATGCGCGGGCAGGACCAGAAGGTGCTCGGCCACGCCACCAGCGGGCCGCTGCTGCAACAGAACCTGATCTGCGTGATGGAGGGCCGGGACTCATGA